In one Tachysurus fulvidraco isolate hzauxx_2018 chromosome 16, HZAU_PFXX_2.0, whole genome shotgun sequence genomic region, the following are encoded:
- the cracd gene encoding capping protein inhibiting regulator of actin dynamics isoform X1, with the protein MFPKVFLQWYAAFSSCAAKLDRRRPSKFQPFRRLFGRKRRKETEQGFEDPKLKPSHSTSDVCNGVVSGLDESKQHLSELNPLGSRAFSHESIFIPEDSVEKPGSDLTMSQENVSDKVRNLQKQIAHNIKFGQKPPSLRKSEGDEGSSDEEDVPRSPLRVLAQVEPEPQDSEAKENVSAGAHDVVQYRTPVKSPRTKRPPPPGTIESINLDAVPQSAPRLDNTAAKHKLSVKPKNQRVSRKHRRFTQEYLEVQEETEVRKLADETEVWREGHVRSHWTRDDQELPEKSKKLRLHEEELEHLELQRIQEQEKQRRREEDRRAEELRLEQETMRRKQEECQRREEEKQRQWEENMKKEEDERRKREEEEEEEQRLKELEERKRHEEEERKKREEERRRAEEERRQQEIMAERHFLEKEKRMKELEEQKRKEEEAEKLRLWELEKKKEEAEIKRMDDEKKRKEEDKRKRQQEEMRGPEEHSASSDPEWKRKAEELRWREMEERQRPFTFKVSSGEKQILFQKVNLTPVTPVPAQQGEVAAEIREGTAGVPDSPTLSSSLYVPHTAILVTGAQLCGTAVNLDQIKDTACKSLLGLSEDKKAFGTPTGKNKTSPDRKSGKTKSLNEASLSADQSSAAVLAEWASIRSKIFKGGLDGKYQEYPDKQVQSRTTSEDINEPPFPHTNLRKTVSASAKFSITPARKKFADSNKNSEVFSQEETERGHGEVPSTDLAPSQRLHSPSSASKSQNKGAKMVRISDSTEECKFAKDLPSFLVPGLPHGSPKALTSETGPSRQPLSEDSDTKDYGEPRDQNGEERPSPFGIKLRRTNYSLRFHSEQSTEKRKKRYSAGDSFEGVPVPLTSTDQYSEPSAVSEKTSITSPLGESEMKFQGTSGVESRFRPGRNASSSACSERDKVNSKPPLYQKPATFPKPSDGATPPPSPLPKPSRKTPGDMLSPRSSGPESPVSEEHVDQKLEPLESMQCQRNCQGDDEPKEKKSFFPSISIPWREKADRRTELIRREKPSLQSRHSLDSTRTQERETGPLWITLALQKQKGFREQQQSREERKNQREAKLAEKQARDRESGGIVSPTEGKGNGNSSTPKAQTPEENKRPDTLLTRFDRRDNLKKANTLPTSVTVEIADSTPSPPAAKDITKRFPPSDTPQVSTEPAWLALAKRKAKAWSDCPQIIK; encoded by the exons ACCGGCGGCGGCCAAGTAAATTCCAGCCATTCCGCCGCCTGTtcgggaggaagaggaggaaggagacagagCAGGGGTTTGAGGATCCCAAACTGAAACCCAGCCACTCCACTAGTGATGTTTGCAATGGGGTGGTCTCAGGCCTGGATGAGTCCAAACAGCATCTGAG cgaATTAAATCCCCTGGGGTCTCGAGCTTTTTCACATGAAAGCATCTTCATCCCTGAGGATTCTGTAGAGAAGCCGGGCTCAGATTTGACCATGTCTCAAGAGAACGTATCAGACAAAGTCAGGAACCTGCAA AAGCAGATAGCTCATAATATAAAGTTCGGTCAGAAACCTCCCTCACTAAGAAAAAGTGAAGGAGACGAAGGCAGCTCGGATGAAGAAGACGTACCGAGAAGTCCGTTGCGAGTCCTGGCACAGGTGGAGCCAGAGCCACAGGACTCAGAAGCCaaggaaaat GTTTCAGCTGGTGCCCATGATGTGGTTCAGTACAGGACCCCTGTGAAATCCCCTCGTACAAAGCGTCCTCCTCCGCCTGGTACGATTGAATCGATTAATCTAGACGCCGTTCCCCAGTCCGCTCCACGCTTGGACAACACTGCTGCCAAACATAAACTATCCGTCAAACCGAAAAACCAGCGAGTGTCGCGCAAGCACCGCAGATTCACGCAG GAGTATCTGGAAGTGCAGGAAGAGACAGAAGTGCGCAAACTTGCAGATGAAACAGAAGTTTGGAGAGAAGGGCATGTAAGAAGCCACTGGACCAGAGATGACCAAGAGCTTCCTGAAAAATCTAAGAAGCTGAGACTTCATGAAGAGGAGCTGGAGCATCTTGAGCTTCAGAGAATCCAGGAGcaagagaaacagagaaggagagaagaagatAGAAGAGCTGAGGAACTGCGACTGGAACAGGAGACAATGCGCAGAAAACAGGAAGAATGTCAGCGAAGGGAGGAGGAGAAGCAGAGGCAGTGGGAAGAAAACATGAAGAAGGAAGAGGATGaaaggagaaagagggaggaggaggaggaggaggagcaacgCCTGAAGGAGctggaagagaggaagagacatgaggaagaggaaagaaaaaaaagagaagaagagagacgGAGAGCAGAAGAAGAACGAAGACAACAAGAAATCATGGCAGAACGCCATTTcctggagaaggaaaaaagaatgaaagaattggaggagcagaaaagaaaagaggaagaggCAGAAAAACTAAGGCTTTGGGagttagagaaaaaaaaggaggaggcTGAGATTAAAAGAATGgatgatgaaaagaaaaggaaggaagaggATAAAAGAAAGAGGCAGCAAGAGGAGATGAGAGGTCCTGAGGAGCACTCAGCATCCTCTGATCCAGAGTGGAAGAGGAAAGCAGAGGAGCTGCGATGGAGGGAGATGGAAGAAAGGCAAAGACCTTTCACTTTCAAAGTGTCCTCTGGTGAGAAGCAAATCCTGTTCCAGAAGGTTAATCTAACACCAGTTACACCAGTACCGGCTCAGCAGGGAGAAGTTGCTGCTGAGATCAGGGAAGGCACCGCAGGAGTTCCTGATTCACCGACTTTATCTTCATCCCTGTATGTTCCTCACACTGCTATATTAGTGACTGGAGCTCAGCTGTGTGGTACGGCAGTGAATCTCGATCAGATAAAAGATACGGCCTGTAAGTCTCTGCTTGGTCTGTCAGAGGATAAAAAAGCCTTTGGGACACCGACAGGGAAGAACAAGACATCACCAGACCGCAAGTCTGGAAAAAccaaatctttaaatgaagctTCTTTATCTGCAGACCAGTCTAGTGCTGCTGTCCTGGCAGAGTGGGCTAGTATACGATCCAAGATTTTTAAAGGTGGCCTAGATGGAAAGTACCAGGAATACCCAGACAAACAGGTGCAGAGCCGAACGACAAGCGAAGACATCAACGAGCCACCGTTTCCTCACACTAATCTCAGGAAAACCGTGTCAGCAAGTGCTAAGTTTTCCATCACTCCAGCCAGAAAGAAGTTTGCTGACTCTAATAAAAATTCTGAGGTTTTTAGTcaggaagagacagaaagaggtcATGGGGAAGTACCCTCTACAGATTTGGCTCCTAGTCAGCGTCTACATTCACCTTCCTCTGCTAGTAAAAGTCAGAACAAGGGAGCAAAGATGGTCCGTATCTCAGACAGTACAGAAGAATGCAAGTTTGCCAAAGATCTCCCTTCCTTCCTGGTTCCAGGTCTGCCACATGGATCCCCGAAAGCTCTGACATCTGAAACGGGACCCTCGAGACAGCCGTTATCAGAGGACTCGGACACAAAGGATTATGGGGAACCCAGAGACCAGAATGGTGAAGAGAGGCCCTCACCATTTGGTATCAAGCTGAGGAGGACCAACTACTCCCTTCGTTTTCATAGTGAGCAATCCacagagaagaggaagaaaaggtATAGTGCAGGTGACAGTTTTGAAGGAGTACCAGTGCCCCTCACGTCTACTGACCAGTACTCTGAGCCTTCTGCAGTCTCTGAGAAGACCAGTATTACCTCTCCACTCGGAGAGAGTGAAATGAAATTCCAAGGAACCTCTGGTGTAGAGTCACGCTTCAGACCTGGTAGAAATGCTTCCTCTTCGGCATGTAGTGAACGTGACAAAGTCAACTCTAAGCCCCCACTTTATCAGAAACCTGCCACGTTTCCCAAACCATCCGATGGTGCCACACCTCCGCCTTCTCCCTTACCTAAACCTAGTAGAAAGACTCCTGGGGACATGCTTTCCCCAAGATCAAGTGGGCCAGAATCGCCAGTCTCCGAAGAGCACGTTGATCAAAAATTAGAGCCCTTAGAATCCATGCAGTGTCAGAGGAATTGTCAGGGTGATGATGAGCCAAAAGAAAAGAAGTCCTTCTTTCCATCCATCAGCATTCcatggagagagaaagcagaTCGAAGGACTGAACTAATAAGAAGAG AAAAGCCCTCTCTGCAGAGTAGGCATTCCTTAGATAGCACACGGACACAGGAGAGGGAGACGGGACCATTATGGATCACTCTGGCTTTGCAGAAGCAGAAGGGTTTTAGAGAACAGCAGCAAAGcagagaggaaaggaaaaacCAGAGAGAAGCCAAGCTGGCTGAGAAACAAGCCAGGGACAGAGAAAGC GGTGGAATAGTAAGCCCTACAGAGGGGAAGGGGAATGGAAACTCCAGTACTCCAAAGGCACAAACCCCGGAAGAGAACAAGAGACCAGACACGTTACTGACTCGCTTCGATCGTCGTGACAACTTAAAGAAGGCCAACACCTTACCTACATCTGTTAcag ttGAGATCGCAGACTCTACACCATCACCTCCAGCAGCAAAGGACATAACAAAGCGCTTCCCACCCAGTGACACGCCACAGGTTTCCACCGAACCAGCTTGGCTTGCTCTCGCCAAGCGTAAGGCCAAAGCATGGAGTGACTGCCCACAGATCATCAAGTGA
- the cracd gene encoding capping protein inhibiting regulator of actin dynamics isoform X2, with the protein MSQENVSDKVRNLQKQIAHNIKFGQKPPSLRKSEGDEGSSDEEDVPRSPLRVLAQVEPEPQDSEAKENVSAGAHDVVQYRTPVKSPRTKRPPPPGTIESINLDAVPQSAPRLDNTAAKHKLSVKPKNQRVSRKHRRFTQEYLEVQEETEVRKLADETEVWREGHVRSHWTRDDQELPEKSKKLRLHEEELEHLELQRIQEQEKQRRREEDRRAEELRLEQETMRRKQEECQRREEEKQRQWEENMKKEEDERRKREEEEEEEQRLKELEERKRHEEEERKKREEERRRAEEERRQQEIMAERHFLEKEKRMKELEEQKRKEEEAEKLRLWELEKKKEEAEIKRMDDEKKRKEEDKRKRQQEEMRGPEEHSASSDPEWKRKAEELRWREMEERQRPFTFKVSSGEKQILFQKVNLTPVTPVPAQQGEVAAEIREGTAGVPDSPTLSSSLYVPHTAILVTGAQLCGTAVNLDQIKDTACKSLLGLSEDKKAFGTPTGKNKTSPDRKSGKTKSLNEASLSADQSSAAVLAEWASIRSKIFKGGLDGKYQEYPDKQVQSRTTSEDINEPPFPHTNLRKTVSASAKFSITPARKKFADSNKNSEVFSQEETERGHGEVPSTDLAPSQRLHSPSSASKSQNKGAKMVRISDSTEECKFAKDLPSFLVPGLPHGSPKALTSETGPSRQPLSEDSDTKDYGEPRDQNGEERPSPFGIKLRRTNYSLRFHSEQSTEKRKKRYSAGDSFEGVPVPLTSTDQYSEPSAVSEKTSITSPLGESEMKFQGTSGVESRFRPGRNASSSACSERDKVNSKPPLYQKPATFPKPSDGATPPPSPLPKPSRKTPGDMLSPRSSGPESPVSEEHVDQKLEPLESMQCQRNCQGDDEPKEKKSFFPSISIPWREKADRRTELIRREKPSLQSRHSLDSTRTQERETGPLWITLALQKQKGFREQQQSREERKNQREAKLAEKQARDRESGGIVSPTEGKGNGNSSTPKAQTPEENKRPDTLLTRFDRRDNLKKANTLPTSVTVEIADSTPSPPAAKDITKRFPPSDTPQVSTEPAWLALAKRKAKAWSDCPQIIK; encoded by the exons ATGTCTCAAGAGAACGTATCAGACAAAGTCAGGAACCTGCAA AAGCAGATAGCTCATAATATAAAGTTCGGTCAGAAACCTCCCTCACTAAGAAAAAGTGAAGGAGACGAAGGCAGCTCGGATGAAGAAGACGTACCGAGAAGTCCGTTGCGAGTCCTGGCACAGGTGGAGCCAGAGCCACAGGACTCAGAAGCCaaggaaaat GTTTCAGCTGGTGCCCATGATGTGGTTCAGTACAGGACCCCTGTGAAATCCCCTCGTACAAAGCGTCCTCCTCCGCCTGGTACGATTGAATCGATTAATCTAGACGCCGTTCCCCAGTCCGCTCCACGCTTGGACAACACTGCTGCCAAACATAAACTATCCGTCAAACCGAAAAACCAGCGAGTGTCGCGCAAGCACCGCAGATTCACGCAG GAGTATCTGGAAGTGCAGGAAGAGACAGAAGTGCGCAAACTTGCAGATGAAACAGAAGTTTGGAGAGAAGGGCATGTAAGAAGCCACTGGACCAGAGATGACCAAGAGCTTCCTGAAAAATCTAAGAAGCTGAGACTTCATGAAGAGGAGCTGGAGCATCTTGAGCTTCAGAGAATCCAGGAGcaagagaaacagagaaggagagaagaagatAGAAGAGCTGAGGAACTGCGACTGGAACAGGAGACAATGCGCAGAAAACAGGAAGAATGTCAGCGAAGGGAGGAGGAGAAGCAGAGGCAGTGGGAAGAAAACATGAAGAAGGAAGAGGATGaaaggagaaagagggaggaggaggaggaggaggagcaacgCCTGAAGGAGctggaagagaggaagagacatgaggaagaggaaagaaaaaaaagagaagaagagagacgGAGAGCAGAAGAAGAACGAAGACAACAAGAAATCATGGCAGAACGCCATTTcctggagaaggaaaaaagaatgaaagaattggaggagcagaaaagaaaagaggaagaggCAGAAAAACTAAGGCTTTGGGagttagagaaaaaaaaggaggaggcTGAGATTAAAAGAATGgatgatgaaaagaaaaggaaggaagaggATAAAAGAAAGAGGCAGCAAGAGGAGATGAGAGGTCCTGAGGAGCACTCAGCATCCTCTGATCCAGAGTGGAAGAGGAAAGCAGAGGAGCTGCGATGGAGGGAGATGGAAGAAAGGCAAAGACCTTTCACTTTCAAAGTGTCCTCTGGTGAGAAGCAAATCCTGTTCCAGAAGGTTAATCTAACACCAGTTACACCAGTACCGGCTCAGCAGGGAGAAGTTGCTGCTGAGATCAGGGAAGGCACCGCAGGAGTTCCTGATTCACCGACTTTATCTTCATCCCTGTATGTTCCTCACACTGCTATATTAGTGACTGGAGCTCAGCTGTGTGGTACGGCAGTGAATCTCGATCAGATAAAAGATACGGCCTGTAAGTCTCTGCTTGGTCTGTCAGAGGATAAAAAAGCCTTTGGGACACCGACAGGGAAGAACAAGACATCACCAGACCGCAAGTCTGGAAAAAccaaatctttaaatgaagctTCTTTATCTGCAGACCAGTCTAGTGCTGCTGTCCTGGCAGAGTGGGCTAGTATACGATCCAAGATTTTTAAAGGTGGCCTAGATGGAAAGTACCAGGAATACCCAGACAAACAGGTGCAGAGCCGAACGACAAGCGAAGACATCAACGAGCCACCGTTTCCTCACACTAATCTCAGGAAAACCGTGTCAGCAAGTGCTAAGTTTTCCATCACTCCAGCCAGAAAGAAGTTTGCTGACTCTAATAAAAATTCTGAGGTTTTTAGTcaggaagagacagaaagaggtcATGGGGAAGTACCCTCTACAGATTTGGCTCCTAGTCAGCGTCTACATTCACCTTCCTCTGCTAGTAAAAGTCAGAACAAGGGAGCAAAGATGGTCCGTATCTCAGACAGTACAGAAGAATGCAAGTTTGCCAAAGATCTCCCTTCCTTCCTGGTTCCAGGTCTGCCACATGGATCCCCGAAAGCTCTGACATCTGAAACGGGACCCTCGAGACAGCCGTTATCAGAGGACTCGGACACAAAGGATTATGGGGAACCCAGAGACCAGAATGGTGAAGAGAGGCCCTCACCATTTGGTATCAAGCTGAGGAGGACCAACTACTCCCTTCGTTTTCATAGTGAGCAATCCacagagaagaggaagaaaaggtATAGTGCAGGTGACAGTTTTGAAGGAGTACCAGTGCCCCTCACGTCTACTGACCAGTACTCTGAGCCTTCTGCAGTCTCTGAGAAGACCAGTATTACCTCTCCACTCGGAGAGAGTGAAATGAAATTCCAAGGAACCTCTGGTGTAGAGTCACGCTTCAGACCTGGTAGAAATGCTTCCTCTTCGGCATGTAGTGAACGTGACAAAGTCAACTCTAAGCCCCCACTTTATCAGAAACCTGCCACGTTTCCCAAACCATCCGATGGTGCCACACCTCCGCCTTCTCCCTTACCTAAACCTAGTAGAAAGACTCCTGGGGACATGCTTTCCCCAAGATCAAGTGGGCCAGAATCGCCAGTCTCCGAAGAGCACGTTGATCAAAAATTAGAGCCCTTAGAATCCATGCAGTGTCAGAGGAATTGTCAGGGTGATGATGAGCCAAAAGAAAAGAAGTCCTTCTTTCCATCCATCAGCATTCcatggagagagaaagcagaTCGAAGGACTGAACTAATAAGAAGAG AAAAGCCCTCTCTGCAGAGTAGGCATTCCTTAGATAGCACACGGACACAGGAGAGGGAGACGGGACCATTATGGATCACTCTGGCTTTGCAGAAGCAGAAGGGTTTTAGAGAACAGCAGCAAAGcagagaggaaaggaaaaacCAGAGAGAAGCCAAGCTGGCTGAGAAACAAGCCAGGGACAGAGAAAGC GGTGGAATAGTAAGCCCTACAGAGGGGAAGGGGAATGGAAACTCCAGTACTCCAAAGGCACAAACCCCGGAAGAGAACAAGAGACCAGACACGTTACTGACTCGCTTCGATCGTCGTGACAACTTAAAGAAGGCCAACACCTTACCTACATCTGTTAcag ttGAGATCGCAGACTCTACACCATCACCTCCAGCAGCAAAGGACATAACAAAGCGCTTCCCACCCAGTGACACGCCACAGGTTTCCACCGAACCAGCTTGGCTTGCTCTCGCCAAGCGTAAGGCCAAAGCATGGAGTGACTGCCCACAGATCATCAAGTGA
- the aasdh gene encoding beta-alanine-activating enzyme, translating into MNGVIMKSLHAMVHEAAVNHGSNRAAVFDTGASPALHLTYDELVALGNELCTNLQGTEGKNEKVFGVFCDVNIFLPVWIFGVLQVPAAYVPLDPLSPPLLTLRIMDRCHLKFCLIQSTLLQQFQSAFSSLLSVEVFEVWSTLKLTLVKLHKNPPTLPVASESRPTEDNLPLNTEQEEKQGLSADDREKKEQAEELAYVLHTSGTTGLPKIVKVPHKCIVPNIVHLGSLFQMTSDDVVFLASPLTFDPSVVEMFLALASGACLLMVPSVVRRMPARLANVLFRRNATTVFQATPTLMRRFGGRVLQEEILSAGSSLRVLALGGEVCPSLFLLNSWRQAGNKTHIFNLYGTTEVSCWACYYKLPDDLTVSSNHTDGESVPLGEALMDTAVEVRDENGRLVTEGEGQVFIGGQERVCLLDDETATEGVMRATGDWVMVQNSHLFYLGRKDRLVKRHGQVLHLDALQQAMESLPQVEAGVVGLHKSSRLVAFVVPKIDTRTRSSEQSSNQEQHMDNENMRVETEVRRGLSQLVLNHSIPDTVLLIPALPLTNHGKVAMEKLMRMYERQKEVNGKHNKTRDMETMRERLQALWKECLGLCDDEVVTDDAHFMLSGGDSLQALRLLDYITVSMETSSVGLLEVILDGSFSDVLKHITATHQNPMKTSGKRLSEDSASVVLNKRRFHTEAETNFGPEGILPPETSSESSRKRFVVVRRAGVVSWDYFPNRNPKGLSVSMDRIQEEYPSADLSPLSINKSSLVATSSCSVRSTDIYVTPSWDGQSSGVTSQAGIRKDNQILGLRMCWSSDTGRCVDASPALLVGPERATVFIGSHSHRLQALDLSSGAVVWERVLGDRLESSAAVSKCGTLVAVGCYDGQVYFLSTDSGETHWVFKTGDAVKSSPAVDPHTGLIIIGSHDGHVYALEPLMKQCVWKHYCGGGAVFSSPCVHSSPRRLYSATLRGQLHCLNPDNGTVLWTYSTDVPFFSSPSCSDSCVCVGSVNGRIIALSHDGNVLWDFLTDGPVFSSPCLTSPPPLINQRIDDVCTTLSPSCSAVFCGSHDSSVYCINSANGSLLWRFQTSGKVYSSPFVFDGSPWGLRTLVAAASTDGTLWVLDGEQGTRKASFVLPGELFSSPVMWGHALVVGCRNDYVYCLELTSRIE; encoded by the exons ATGAACGGTGTAATCATGAAGAGTTTACACGCGATGGTGCACGAGGCTGCTGTTAATCACGGCTCTAATCGTGCTGCTGTTTTCGACACCGGCGCGTCTCCTGCTCTTCACCTGACATATGATGAACTCGTAGCTCTGGGAAACGAGCTGTGCACAAATCTGCAAGGAACAGAAGGGAAGAATGAAAAGGTTTTCGGTGTGTTCTGTGATGTGAACATCTTCCTTCCGGTCTGGATCTTTGG TGTCCTGCAGGTGCCTGCTGCTTATGTCCCCCTGGACCCGCTCTCACCACCTCTGCTTACCTTGAGAATAATGGACAGATGTCATTTGAAGTTCTGCTTGATACAGAGCACTTTGCTGCAG cAATTTCAGAGTGCCTTTTCCAGTCTACTGTCAGTCGAAGTGTTTGAAGTCTGGTCAACGCTTAAGCTTACGTTAGTAAAGCTTCACAAAAATCCACCAACACTGCCTGTAGCAAGCGAAAGTCGGCCAACGGAAGATAATCTGCCATTAAATACCGAGCAGGAGGAAAAGCAGGGTCTCAGTGCTGATGATCGTGAAAAGAAAGAGCAGGCGGAAGAGTTGGCGTATGTTCTGCACACATCTGGAACAACTGGGCTTCCTAAAATAGTAAAGGTTCCTCACAAGTGTATTGTGCCTAACATAGTACATCTCGG CTCTTTATTTCAGATGACCTCGGATGATGTCGTGTTCCTCGCTTCACCTTTAACCTTCGACCCTTCGGTGGTGGAGATGTTCTTGGCCCTGGCTTCTGGAGCTTGTCTTCTGATGGTTCCCTCCGTTGTGAGAAGGATGCCTGCGCGACTAGCTAATGTGTTGTTCAGACGAAACGCCACCACTGTTTTCCAG GCCACTCCGACTCTAATGAGGCGCTTTGGGGGACGTGTCCTGCAGGAGGAGATACTCAGTGCAGGCTCCTCGTTGAGGGTGTTGGCTTTGGGGGGAGAGGTTTGTCCATCGCTATTCCTCCTCAACAGCTGGAGACAAGCAGGCAACAAGACGCATATTTTTAATCTCTACGGCACCACAGAGGTTTCCTGTTGGGCTTGTTACTACAAACTGCCAGACGATCTCACAGTCTCCTCAAACCACAC GGACGGTGAATCTGTGCCTCTGGGGGAAGCGCTTATGGACACTGCTGTGGAAGTGAGAGACGAGAATGGACGTCTGGTCACTGAAGGAGAGGGACAAGTCTTTATAg GCGGTCAGGAGCGGGTATGCTTGCTAGACGATGAGACTGCTACCGAAGGAGTGATGCGTGCTACAGGAGACTGGGTGATGGTGCAGAATTCGCACCTCTTTTACTTGGGTAGGAAGGACCGACTGGTCAAACGTCATGGTCAGGTGCTACATTTGGATGCTTTACAGCAG GCCATGGAAAGCCTGCCTCAGGTAGAAGCTGGTGTGGTCGGACTACACAAGAGTAGCAGATTGGTGGCTTTTGTGGTGCCCAAAATTGACACAAGAACCAGGTCATCTGAACAGAGCAGCAACCAAGAACAGCACATGGACAATGAAAACATGCGTGTTGAGACGGAAGTGCGTCGAGGGCTGTCGCAACTTGTGCTCAATCACAGCATTCCAGATACCGTATTACTGATCCCTGCTTTGCCGCTAACTAATCACG GTAAAGTGGCCATGGAGAAGCTGATGAGGATgtatgagagacagaaagaggttAATGGGAAGCACAACAAAACAAGAGACATGGAAACTATGAGAGAAAGACTTCAAGCACTATGGAAG gaaTGTCTAGGACTTTGTGATGACGAGGTTGTCACAGACGATGCACACTTCATGTTAAGCGGCGGGGATTCTCTCCAAGCCCTGCGCCTCTTGGATTACATCACGGTTTCCATGGAAACCTCTTCTGTAGGTCTGCTGGAGGTCATCCTAGATGGCTCTTTTTCAGATGTCCTGAAACACATCACCGCAACCCACCAAAATCCTATGAAGACATCAGGCAAGAGACTGTCTGAAGATTCTGCATCTGTTGTTTTGAATAAGAGGAGATTTCACACAGAAGCTGAGACGAACTTTGGTCCTGAGGGGATTTTGCCACCGGAGACGTCCTCAGAGAGCAGCAGGAAGAGATTTGTAGTTGTTCGTAGAGCTGGAGTTGTATCTTGGGATTACTTTCCAAACAGAAATCCAAAAGGACTGAGTGTCAGCATGGACAGGATACAAGAGGAGTATCCGAGTGCTGATCTCAGCCCTTTATCTATTAACAAATCAAGTCTTGTAGCCACGAGCAGTTGTTCTGTAAGATCTACGGACATTTACGTTACACCATCATGGGATGGACAAAGCAGTGGTGTTACTTCACAAGCAGGCATTAGAAAAGACAATCAAATTTTGGGCCTGCGGATGTGTTGGAGTTCTGACACGGGCAGATGTGTGGACGCTTCACCAGCGCTACTGGTTGGTCCTGAGCGAGCCACTGTGTTTATCggctctcactcacacagactgcAGGCTCTGGACCTCAGCAGTGGAGCGGTGGTGTGGGAGCGTGTGTTAGGGGACAGACTGGAGTCTTCTGCTGCTGTCTCAAAATGTGGGACCCTGGTGGCAGTAG GGTGTTATGATGGACAGGTGTATTTTCTGAGCACGGACTCGGGAGAGACACATTGGGTGTTTAAGACGGGAGACGCAGTGAAAAGTTCCCCTGCTGTAGACCCTCATACCGGCCTGATTATCATCGGTTCCCATGATGGACATGTCTACGCGTTAGAACCTCTG atgaagcagtgtgtgtggaaGCACTATTGTGGCGGTGGTGCGGTGTTTTCTTCCCCCTGTGTCCACTCCTCACCCAGACGGCTATACTCGGCCACACTAAGAGGACAGCTCCATTGCCTCAATCCG gACAATGGTACAGTCTTGTGGACATATTCCACCGATGTTCcatttttctcctctccttcGTGTTCTGACTCCTGCGTCTGCGTGGGTTCAGTGAACGGACGCATCATTGCATTAAGCCATGATGGAAATGTG TTATGGGATTTTCTGACCGATGGACCCGTCTTCTCATCGCCATGCCTAACCTCACCGCCACCTTTAATCAACCAGAGAATCGATGACGTTTGCACGACATTATCACCGTCTTGTTCAGCTGTTTTTTGTGGGTCGCACGATTCCTCTGTATACTGCATCAACTCTGCTAACGGGTCGCTACTATGGCGATTCCAAACCTCAGGCAAGGTGTATTCCAGTCCGTTTGTTTTCGACGGATCTCCTTGGGGCTTGAGAACCCTGGTAGCCGCGGCTTCGACTGACGGAACCTTGTGGGTACTAGATGGGGAACAGGGAACACGGAAAGCCTCTTTCGTTTTACCTGGAGAACTCTTTTCTTCTCCTGTCATGTGGGGTCATGCTTTAGTCGTGGGATGTCGGAATGATTACGTGTACTGCTTGGAACTGACTAGCAGGATAGAATAA